One Corynebacterium efficiens YS-314 DNA segment encodes these proteins:
- a CDS encoding AEC family transporter produces MLNVITGFAIILSVIGVGLLLAKGGVISDDKQRLVLNRIAFYAATPALLFSVVANSDPQHLLSPVIVVTFIATLLTAALYCVISAVFFKKDVATTAIGAAAASYVNSNNIGLPVSIYVLGTGAYVAPVLVIQMVIFAPMILAALTTGEQGGSRGAKIWAAFRGSILSPVVLASIAGLVVSLTRVEVPAAIMEPAVILGGASIPLILISFGASLPSTNVLSSRADRASAITATAIKIVGMPVIAWLIGLAFGLEDEEMYAAVILAALPAAQNVYNYAATYRRGEILARDTVFLTTFLALGGMLGVAFLFGR; encoded by the coding sequence TTGTTAAACGTCATTACCGGATTCGCCATCATCCTCTCCGTCATCGGGGTGGGACTGCTGCTGGCCAAGGGCGGGGTCATCTCCGACGATAAACAGCGACTGGTGCTCAACCGCATCGCCTTCTACGCCGCGACCCCGGCGCTGTTGTTCTCGGTGGTGGCCAATTCGGACCCGCAGCACCTGCTGTCGCCGGTGATCGTGGTGACGTTCATCGCCACTCTCCTCACCGCCGCCCTCTACTGCGTGATCTCCGCGGTGTTCTTCAAGAAGGACGTTGCGACCACCGCGATCGGCGCGGCGGCGGCATCGTATGTCAACTCCAACAACATCGGCCTGCCGGTGTCCATCTACGTCCTGGGAACGGGCGCCTACGTGGCCCCGGTCCTGGTGATCCAGATGGTGATCTTCGCCCCCATGATCCTCGCGGCTCTGACGACGGGGGAGCAGGGCGGATCGCGGGGGGCGAAGATCTGGGCGGCGTTCCGGGGGTCCATCCTCAGCCCCGTGGTGTTGGCGTCCATCGCGGGACTGGTTGTCAGTCTGACACGGGTGGAGGTCCCGGCGGCCATCATGGAGCCTGCGGTGATTCTGGGCGGGGCGTCGATCCCGTTGATCCTCATCAGCTTCGGTGCGTCTCTGCCGTCGACCAATGTGTTGTCATCGCGCGCCGACCGGGCCAGCGCGATCACGGCCACCGCTATCAAGATCGTGGGCATGCCGGTGATCGCGTGGCTCATCGGCCTGGCCTTCGGGCTGGAGGATGAGGAGATGTATGCCGCCGTTATCCTGGCTGCCCTGCCCGCCGCCCAGAATGTGTACAACTATGCGGCCACCTACCGTCGGGGTGAGATCCTGGCGCGGGACACTGTCTTCCTCACGACGTTCCTGGCGCTGGGCGGCATGCTCGGGGTGGCCTTCCTCTTCGGGCGGTAA